A part of Patagioenas fasciata isolate bPatFas1 chromosome 30, bPatFas1.hap1, whole genome shotgun sequence genomic DNA contains:
- the RUSC1 gene encoding AP-4 complex accessory subunit RUSC1 isoform X3, with translation MLAPKKGLLCNLNHIHLQHISLGLHLSRHPELQETSASPAGDQSGCGDCPENHEQVDANSNNPSFKCRCCESHAQQPETLGLLNQAAQEGFPCLHDGEEAASPCDLASSTSSSSSVSSCSDFSLDDSPVSVYCKGFGSQSPENQPNLIPVEDAGDGRSLAEPSRPCDGRDANLSPPAPQSRDAPAGESPDSLCSSPSPASQRHKPSPGVETAHSIPSELDPNCNPLPEPDAAPAAPPVPARWDLVLGSAPEPLPRAASVPPPVPPRPRRRLQVLGAQQAEQPLVEPEPGSGELCREAGKKNITSFHELAQKRKRNAGGAALAQARADRSDWLIVFSPDTELPPPSELLASEPARPQAQDDGLVKPPGSRQREVTTFKELRYRSAANKPKGQPVASQCPPVSLGTAMGSDSVAWGPPAPLAPAESHQPKRRRSRPGLQPIAEGQLGDTEEGFLPPPPSRVPGEKVLSARGDGDVPVWRLGEPWGDPWVPETVERGAHACKEARPEPPGAAPGTARPGGGSAEGARGEQKKALLVAVSSAVDKVIAHFGAARNLVQKAQLGDSRLSPDVGHLLLRTLCPALYAVVEDGLKPFQKDVITGQRRNSPWSVVEASVKTGRGSTTRSLHALCWHVAGLAPLGSTRQKFHAFILGLLNTKQLELWISHLQKSPGVISTLYSPLAFFALSQGPLPHLADELLLLIQPLSVLTFHLDLLFEHHHLSVDVRPLSRRLESPSSPPHHAVQPPPELQSGESGDSLEDEIPPDAAGRAAGAEDGTRVRWQAAEHGLVPGPQVGAALQLSFQHVLRWGDRLSRAFRGGDNSPETPKPEVGPRDAGAGPGGWWDQLSQASRIYAAPSKEKFALGWWTKLRAAAGDPGQPARPHGCVKEATGTELQLLQSKAGAGLPAAKPSGGTDTSGTSSPEDLTLSAGDGAPAELDGCAAGEKLKAASLEPCGSGNGAATDPEREGPAGADKGSWLGRLFGATSPSARSFQPSPDTGSSRPRRPSSWLSPGARILAGAVKGLAAEKTRDGERAERNVADTPQPHRAVRALCDHTGSADGHLSFQKGDVLQLLSTVDEDWIRCCRGNSTGLVPVGYTSLIL, from the exons ATGCTGGCTCCAAAGAAAGGCCTCCTGTGCAACCTCAACCACATCCACCTGCAGCACATCTCGCTGGGGCTGCACCTGTCCCGGCACCCGGAGCTGCAGGAGACCTCGGCCTCCCCGGCCGGAGACCAAAGCGGCTGCGGCGACTGCCCCGAGAACCACGAGCAGGTGGACGCCAATTCCAACAACCCCTCCTTCAAGTGCCGCTGTTGCGAGTCCCACGCTCAGCAGCCGGAGACGCTGGGTCTCCTGAACCAGGCAGCTCAGGAGGGTTTTCCCTGCCTGCACGATGGAGAGGAGGCGGCTTCCCCTTGCGATCTtgcttcctccacctcctcctcctcctctgtcagCAGCTGCTCGGATTTCAGCTTGGATGACTCCCCGGTCTCCGTGTACTGCAAGGGGTTCGGCTCCCAATCGCCTGAAAACCAACCCAACCTCATTCCCGTAGAAGATGCCGGGGATGGCCGGTCGCTGGCTGAGCCGAGCAGGCCGTGCGATGGAAGAGACGCCAACCTCAGCCCCCCAGCGCCGCAGAGCAGGGACGCGCCGGCGGGAGAGAGCCCGGACAGCCTCTGCAGCAGCCCCTCGCCCGCCTCCCAGCGCCACAAGCCCTCACCCGGCGTGGAGACCGCCCACAGCATCCCCAGCGAGCTGGACCCCAACTGCAACCCGCTCCCTGAGCCCGACGCTGCTCCCGCGGCTCCGCCAGTGCCGGCCCGGTGGGACCTGGTGCTGGGCAGCGCTCCGGAGCCCCTGCCCCGCGCCGCCAGCGTCCCCCCGCCCGTGccaccccggccccgccggcggcTGCAGGTGCTGGGTGCGCAGCAAGCGGAGCAGCCGCTGGTGGAGCCGGAGCCCGGCTCGGGGGAGCTCTGCAGGGAGGCGGGCAAGAAGAACATCACCTCCTTCCATGAGCTCGcccagaagaggaagaggaacgCCGGCGGGGCCGCGCTCGCCCAGGCCAGGGCTGACCGCAGCGACTGGTTGATCGTGTTCTCCCCCGACACGGAGCTGCCGCCCCCCAGTGAGCTCCTGGCCAGCGAGCCGGCCCGGCCACAGGCCCAGGACGATGGGCTGGTGAAGCCGCCCGGCTCCCGGCAGAGAGAGGTGACCACGTTCAAGGAGCTGCGGTACCGCAGCGCTGCCAACAAACCCAAGGGGCAGCCGGTGGCATCTCAGTGCCCACCCGTGTCCCTTGGGACCGCCATGGGCAGTGACAGCGTGGCCTGGGGGCCACCCGCGCCGCTGGCACCCGCGGAAAGCCACCAGCCCAAGAGGAGGAGATCTCGCCCGGGACTGCAGCCCATTGCGGAGGGACAGCTGGGGGACACCGAGGAAGGGTTTCTGCCACCGCCACCGAGCCGCGTCCCGGGGGAGAAGGTGCTGAGCGCCCGCGGCGATGGAGATGTCCCGGTTTGGAGGcttggggagccctggggggacCCCTGGGTGCCAGAAACGGTCGAGAGAGGAGCTCACGCCTGCAAGGAGG CCAGGCCCGAGCCGCCCGGAGCCGCCCCGGGCACAGCCCGGCCGGGCGGGGGGAGCGCGGAGGGAGCCCGGGGAGAGCAGAAGAAAG CCCTGCTGGTGGCCGTCAGCAGCGCCGTGGACAAGGTCATCGCCCATTTCGGCGCCGCGCGGAACCTGGTGCAGAAG GCGCAGCTGGGGGACAGCCGGCTCAGCCCCGACGTGGGTCACCTGCTGCTGCGCACGCTGTGCCCCGCGCTCTACGCCGTGGTGGAGGATGGGCTGAAGCCGTTCCAGAAGGACGTCATCACGGGCCAGAGGCGGAATTCCCCTTGGAGCGTGGTGGAAGCCTCGGTGAAGACAGGTCGGG GCTCCACCACGCGCTCCCTCCACGCTCTGTGCTGGCACGTGGCCGGGCTGGCCCCTCTCGGCAGCACCAGGCAGAAGTTTCACGCCTTTATCCTCGGCCTTTTGAA CACGAAGCAGCTGGAGCTGTGGATCTCTCACCTGCAGAAGAGCCCAG GGGTCATCTCCACGCTGTATTCACCTCTGGCCTTCTTCGCCCTGAGCCAAGGGCCTCTCCCCCACCTCGCTGAcgagctgctgctgctcatcCAGCCCCTCTCCGTGCTCACTTTCCACCTTGACCTCCTCTTCGAGCACCACCACCTCTCCGTGGACGTCAGACCCTTGTCCCGTCGCCTGGagtccccctcctctcctccccatcaCGCCGTGCAGCCTCCTCCGGAGCTCCAAAGCGGTGAAAGCGGGGACAGCCTGGAAGACGAGATCCCCCCCGACGCTGCGGGGAGGGCGGCCGGTGCCGAGGACGGCACGAGGGTTCGGTGGCAAGCGGCCGAGCACGGGCTGGTCCCCGGCCCGCAGGTGGGGGCTGCGCTGCAGCTGAGCTTCCAGCACGTGCTGCGCTGGGGCGACCGGCTCAGCCGCGCTTTCCGGGGAGGGGACAACTCCCCGGAGACCCCCAAGCCCGAGGTGGGTCCTCGGGATGCTGGCGCTGGCCCCGGTGGCTGGTGGGACCAGCTAAGCCAGGCCTCCAGGATTTACGCTGCTCCCAGCAAGGAGAAGTTCGCCTTGGGCTGGTGGACGAAGCTGCGGGCGGCTGCGGGGGATCCCGGTCAACCTGCGCGACCCCACGGATGCGTGAAGGAGGCCACAGGGacggagctgcagctcctgcagagcaaagctggcgcCGGACTCCCCGCCGCAAAGCCCAGCGGTGGTACTGACACCTCCGGGACCTCTTCTCCTGAAGATCTCACCCTCTCTGCTGGAGATGGAGCACCCGCCGAGCTGGATGGTTGCGCCGCTGGGGAGAAACTCAAGGCTGCTTCTCTGGAGCCGTGTGGGAGCGGGAACGGGGCCGCCACTGATCCAGAGCGCGAGGGTCCCGCTGGTGCCGACAAAGGCAGCTGGCTGGGCCGGCTCTTCGGAGCCACCAGCCCCTCTGCCAGGAGCTTCCAGCCCAGTCCTGACACCGGCTCAAGCAGGCCCAG GAGACCCTCCAGCTGGCTGTCCCCCGGCGCACGCATCCTGGCCGGGGCGGTGAAGGGGCTGGCGGCCGAGAAGACTCGCGATGGAGAACGGGCGGAGA